From Rhodamnia argentea isolate NSW1041297 chromosome 10, ASM2092103v1, whole genome shotgun sequence, a single genomic window includes:
- the LOC115735132 gene encoding OVARIAN TUMOR DOMAIN-containing deubiquitinating enzyme 10-like isoform X4 gives MVEPDSDVFQWSFDIFDPVLPVHSGYYTNTSLHDANNTYYGQYPMSHYGGECSTVENDEIIAHTLQEEFSQLAMREAPVYSHAKEEDSKVSTNQQNWQTTSPRMYWSGNIYNHGEADNVWVPGSSINHGDGEEYSYSQQQIDGYDFSEMDNPLNQMVPIRHIPRINGEIPSVDEATSDYERLRERLQLYDLVERKVEGDGNCQFRALSDQLHKTSEHHEYVRQQIVEQLRTLRELYEGYVPMDYDEYLCKMSNNGQWGDHVTLQAAADLSYP, from the exons ATGGTTGAGCCAGATTCAGATGTCTTTCAGTGGAGTTTCGACATATTTGATCCTGTACTACCTGTTCATTCGGGATACTACACCAATACAAGTCTGCACGATGCTAACAACACCTATTATGGACAGTATCCTATGAGCCACTATGGTGGAGAGTGTAGCACTGTGGAAAATGATGAGATCATTGCACATACCTTACAAGAAGAGTTTTCACAATTAGCAATGCGAGAAGCGCCTGTATATTCACATGCAAAGGAAGAGGACTCGAAAGTATCTACCAACCAACAGAATTGGCAGACAACATCACCGAGAATGTATTGGTCAG GGAATATTTATAACCATGGAGAAGCAGATAATGTGTGGGTTCCTGGTTCATCTATTAACCATGGTGATGGAGAAGAGTATTCTTATTCTCAGCAGCAAATTGATGGTTATGACTTCAGTGAAATGGACAATCCATTGAATCAAATGGTTCCTATTCGG CACATTCCAAGAATCAACGGGGAGATACCTTCCGTGGATGAAGCGACTTCAGATTATGAGAGGTTGCGTGAAAG ATTGCAATTGTATGATTTGGTTGAGCGTAAGGTAGAAGGCGATGGAAATTGTCAG TTCCGTGCATTATCAGATCAATTACATAAAACATCTGAGCACCATGAATACGTAAGGCAACAAATTGTAGAACAG CTCAGGACACTACGAGAGCTTTATGAGGGATATGTTCCTATGGACTATGATGAATACTTGTGCAAGATGTCCAA CAACGGGCAGTGGGGTGATCATGTCACTTTGCAGGCTGCTGCAGATTTG TCATATCCCTAA
- the LOC115735132 gene encoding OVARIAN TUMOR DOMAIN-containing deubiquitinating enzyme 12-like isoform X1, protein MVEPDSDVFQWSFDIFDPVLPVHSGYYTNTSLHDANNTYYGQYPMSHYGGECSTVENDEIIAHTLQEEFSQLAMREAPVYSHAKEEDSKVSTNQQNWQTTSPRMYWSGNIYNHGEADNVWVPGSSINHGDGEEYSYSQQQIDGYDFSEMDNPLNQMVPIRHIPRINGEIPSVDEATSDYERLRERLQLYDLVERKVEGDGNCQFRALSDQLHKTSEHHEYVRQQIVEQLRTLRELYEGYVPMDYDEYLCKMSNNGQWGDHVTLQAAADLYAAKIFVITSFKDTCYIEILPNGQKPNQVISLSFWAEVHYNSIYPQDSDIPASHCGKKKRWWSFWG, encoded by the exons ATGGTTGAGCCAGATTCAGATGTCTTTCAGTGGAGTTTCGACATATTTGATCCTGTACTACCTGTTCATTCGGGATACTACACCAATACAAGTCTGCACGATGCTAACAACACCTATTATGGACAGTATCCTATGAGCCACTATGGTGGAGAGTGTAGCACTGTGGAAAATGATGAGATCATTGCACATACCTTACAAGAAGAGTTTTCACAATTAGCAATGCGAGAAGCGCCTGTATATTCACATGCAAAGGAAGAGGACTCGAAAGTATCTACCAACCAACAGAATTGGCAGACAACATCACCGAGAATGTATTGGTCAG GGAATATTTATAACCATGGAGAAGCAGATAATGTGTGGGTTCCTGGTTCATCTATTAACCATGGTGATGGAGAAGAGTATTCTTATTCTCAGCAGCAAATTGATGGTTATGACTTCAGTGAAATGGACAATCCATTGAATCAAATGGTTCCTATTCGG CACATTCCAAGAATCAACGGGGAGATACCTTCCGTGGATGAAGCGACTTCAGATTATGAGAGGTTGCGTGAAAG ATTGCAATTGTATGATTTGGTTGAGCGTAAGGTAGAAGGCGATGGAAATTGTCAG TTCCGTGCATTATCAGATCAATTACATAAAACATCTGAGCACCATGAATACGTAAGGCAACAAATTGTAGAACAG CTCAGGACACTACGAGAGCTTTATGAGGGATATGTTCCTATGGACTATGATGAATACTTGTGCAAGATGTCCAA CAACGGGCAGTGGGGTGATCATGTCACTTTGCAGGCTGCTGCAGATTTG TATGCTGCAAAAATATTCGTGATAACTTCATTCAAAGATACATGTTACATTGAGATTCTTCCTAATGGTCAGAAACCAAACCAAG TCATATCCCTAAGCTTCTGGGCAGAGGTGCATTACAACTCAATTTACCCTCAAG ATTCAGATATTCCCGCCTCACATTgtgggaagaagaagagatggtgGTCTTTTTGGGGATAA
- the LOC115735132 gene encoding OVARIAN TUMOR DOMAIN-containing deubiquitinating enzyme 12-like isoform X2: protein MVEPDSDVFQWSFDIFDPVLPVHSGYYTNTSLHDANNTYYGQYPMSHYGGECSTVENDEIIAHTLQEEFSQLAMREAPVYSHAKEEDSKVSTNQQNWQTTSPRMYWSGNIYNHGEADNVWVPGSSINHGDGEEYSYSQQQIDGYDFSEMDNPLNQMVPIRHIPRINGEIPSVDEATSDYERLRERLQLYDLVERKVEGDGNCQFRALSDQLHKTSEHHEYVRQQIVEQLRTLRELYEGYVPMDYDEYLCKMSNNGQWGDHVTLQAAADLYAAKIFVITSFKDTCYIEILPNGQKPNQVISLSFWAEVHYNSIYPQDIPASHCGKKKRWWSFWG from the exons ATGGTTGAGCCAGATTCAGATGTCTTTCAGTGGAGTTTCGACATATTTGATCCTGTACTACCTGTTCATTCGGGATACTACACCAATACAAGTCTGCACGATGCTAACAACACCTATTATGGACAGTATCCTATGAGCCACTATGGTGGAGAGTGTAGCACTGTGGAAAATGATGAGATCATTGCACATACCTTACAAGAAGAGTTTTCACAATTAGCAATGCGAGAAGCGCCTGTATATTCACATGCAAAGGAAGAGGACTCGAAAGTATCTACCAACCAACAGAATTGGCAGACAACATCACCGAGAATGTATTGGTCAG GGAATATTTATAACCATGGAGAAGCAGATAATGTGTGGGTTCCTGGTTCATCTATTAACCATGGTGATGGAGAAGAGTATTCTTATTCTCAGCAGCAAATTGATGGTTATGACTTCAGTGAAATGGACAATCCATTGAATCAAATGGTTCCTATTCGG CACATTCCAAGAATCAACGGGGAGATACCTTCCGTGGATGAAGCGACTTCAGATTATGAGAGGTTGCGTGAAAG ATTGCAATTGTATGATTTGGTTGAGCGTAAGGTAGAAGGCGATGGAAATTGTCAG TTCCGTGCATTATCAGATCAATTACATAAAACATCTGAGCACCATGAATACGTAAGGCAACAAATTGTAGAACAG CTCAGGACACTACGAGAGCTTTATGAGGGATATGTTCCTATGGACTATGATGAATACTTGTGCAAGATGTCCAA CAACGGGCAGTGGGGTGATCATGTCACTTTGCAGGCTGCTGCAGATTTG TATGCTGCAAAAATATTCGTGATAACTTCATTCAAAGATACATGTTACATTGAGATTCTTCCTAATGGTCAGAAACCAAACCAAG TCATATCCCTAAGCTTCTGGGCAGAGGTGCATTACAACTCAATTTACCCTCAAG ATATTCCCGCCTCACATTgtgggaagaagaagagatggtgGTCTTTTTGGGGATAA
- the LOC115735132 gene encoding OVARIAN TUMOR DOMAIN-containing deubiquitinating enzyme 12-like isoform X3: MSHYGGECSTVENDEIIAHTLQEEFSQLAMREAPVYSHAKEEDSKVSTNQQNWQTTSPRMYWSGNIYNHGEADNVWVPGSSINHGDGEEYSYSQQQIDGYDFSEMDNPLNQMVPIRHIPRINGEIPSVDEATSDYERLRERLQLYDLVERKVEGDGNCQFRALSDQLHKTSEHHEYVRQQIVEQLRTLRELYEGYVPMDYDEYLCKMSNNGQWGDHVTLQAAADLYAAKIFVITSFKDTCYIEILPNGQKPNQVISLSFWAEVHYNSIYPQDSDIPASHCGKKKRWWSFWG, from the exons ATGAGCCACTATGGTGGAGAGTGTAGCACTGTGGAAAATGATGAGATCATTGCACATACCTTACAAGAAGAGTTTTCACAATTAGCAATGCGAGAAGCGCCTGTATATTCACATGCAAAGGAAGAGGACTCGAAAGTATCTACCAACCAACAGAATTGGCAGACAACATCACCGAGAATGTATTGGTCAG GGAATATTTATAACCATGGAGAAGCAGATAATGTGTGGGTTCCTGGTTCATCTATTAACCATGGTGATGGAGAAGAGTATTCTTATTCTCAGCAGCAAATTGATGGTTATGACTTCAGTGAAATGGACAATCCATTGAATCAAATGGTTCCTATTCGG CACATTCCAAGAATCAACGGGGAGATACCTTCCGTGGATGAAGCGACTTCAGATTATGAGAGGTTGCGTGAAAG ATTGCAATTGTATGATTTGGTTGAGCGTAAGGTAGAAGGCGATGGAAATTGTCAG TTCCGTGCATTATCAGATCAATTACATAAAACATCTGAGCACCATGAATACGTAAGGCAACAAATTGTAGAACAG CTCAGGACACTACGAGAGCTTTATGAGGGATATGTTCCTATGGACTATGATGAATACTTGTGCAAGATGTCCAA CAACGGGCAGTGGGGTGATCATGTCACTTTGCAGGCTGCTGCAGATTTG TATGCTGCAAAAATATTCGTGATAACTTCATTCAAAGATACATGTTACATTGAGATTCTTCCTAATGGTCAGAAACCAAACCAAG TCATATCCCTAAGCTTCTGGGCAGAGGTGCATTACAACTCAATTTACCCTCAAG ATTCAGATATTCCCGCCTCACATTgtgggaagaagaagagatggtgGTCTTTTTGGGGATAA